The Bacteroidota bacterium genome has a window encoding:
- a CDS encoding LysR family transcriptional regulator: protein MAGSKGSKYYDVFLRYEIRLDLNDKNVINDKLFNLFKQIDIEGSLSLAAEKMEISYRKAWGDIKKAEELLGFSFVEKHRGGAKGGKSFLTEDGRNIVEAYFELINEFDNSLKKITKKFFNEVNK from the coding sequence ATGGCAGGATCGAAAGGGTCAAAATATTACGATGTATTTCTAAGATATGAAATACGATTAGATTTGAATGATAAAAATGTCATTAATGACAAATTGTTTAATCTGTTTAAACAAATTGACATAGAAGGATCATTAAGTCTGGCAGCCGAAAAAATGGAAATCAGTTATAGAAAAGCTTGGGGTGATATTAAAAAGGCAGAGGAATTGTTGGGTTTTTCTTTTGTAGAAAAACATCGTGGAGGAGCCAAGGGTGGGAAAAGTTTCTTAACTGAAGATGGAAGAAACATTGTTGAGGCTTATTTTGAATTAATCAACGAGTTTGATAACTCGCTAAAAAAAATAACAAAGAAATTTTTTAATGAAGTAAATAAGTAA